In Streptomyces sp. TS71-3, the following proteins share a genomic window:
- a CDS encoding NAD(P)/FAD-dependent oxidoreductase — MVDVVVVGAGPNGLTAAVELARRGFSVSVFEARGTIGGGARTEELTLPGFRHDPCSAAHPLGASSPVFGTMPLERYGLEWRHADLPMAHPFPDGTAAVLSRSIDETAASFGPRDERTYRRLVAPFADRTEALFRDFMSLPSTALPRDPVTLARFGLAGLPPSTWLLRRFQDERAKALFAGLVAHVIAPLDGLATGAVGLVFALAAHAAGWPVARGGSQSIADALAGYLKDLGAAVHTDYEVKRLDDLPPARAYVFDTSPTALARIAGLGHTYDGYRYGAGIFKVDYALDGPVPWTAEEPRRAGTVQIGADSREIGTALYAASRTSRAPETPFLITVQPTLADPSRAPEGKHTFWAYGHVPNGWQGDLTDAIERQLERFAPGFRDLVLARATAGPPELAERNPNYVGGDIACGAADGLQLLLRPRIGLFPYSTPHPAVFLCSSATPPGPGVHGMSGHNAAKAVWRRLRQNS; from the coding sequence ATTGTCGATGTCGTCGTGGTGGGCGCCGGCCCGAACGGCCTCACCGCTGCCGTCGAACTGGCCCGCCGCGGCTTCTCGGTGTCCGTCTTCGAGGCCCGCGGCACCATCGGCGGCGGAGCCCGCACCGAGGAGCTGACCCTCCCCGGCTTCCGGCACGACCCCTGCTCCGCGGCACACCCCCTCGGCGCGTCGTCCCCGGTCTTCGGCACGATGCCGCTGGAGCGCTACGGGCTCGAATGGCGGCACGCCGACCTGCCGATGGCGCACCCCTTCCCGGACGGCACCGCCGCCGTCCTGTCCCGCTCGATCGACGAGACCGCCGCTTCCTTCGGCCCCCGCGACGAGCGCACGTACCGCAGGCTCGTCGCCCCCTTCGCCGACCGGACCGAAGCCCTCTTCCGGGACTTCATGTCCCTGCCGTCCACGGCGCTGCCCCGCGACCCCGTCACCCTCGCCCGGTTCGGCCTCGCCGGGCTGCCGCCGTCCACCTGGCTGCTGCGCAGGTTCCAGGACGAGCGGGCCAAGGCGCTCTTCGCCGGCCTGGTCGCGCATGTGATCGCGCCGCTCGACGGGCTCGCCACCGGCGCCGTCGGCCTGGTCTTCGCGCTCGCCGCGCACGCCGCCGGCTGGCCGGTCGCCCGCGGCGGCTCCCAGTCCATCGCCGACGCCCTCGCCGGCTACCTGAAGGACCTCGGCGCCGCCGTCCACACCGACTACGAGGTCAAACGGCTCGACGACCTGCCGCCCGCGCGCGCCTACGTCTTCGACACCTCGCCCACGGCCCTCGCGAGGATCGCGGGCCTCGGCCACACCTACGACGGATACCGGTACGGCGCCGGCATCTTCAAGGTCGACTACGCGCTGGACGGCCCGGTGCCCTGGACCGCCGAGGAGCCGCGCCGCGCCGGCACCGTCCAGATCGGCGCGGACAGCCGTGAGATCGGAACCGCCCTGTACGCGGCCTCCCGCACCAGCCGGGCGCCCGAGACGCCGTTCCTGATCACCGTGCAGCCCACCCTCGCCGACCCGTCCCGCGCGCCCGAGGGCAAGCACACGTTCTGGGCGTACGGGCACGTGCCGAACGGCTGGCAGGGCGACCTGACCGACGCCATCGAGCGGCAGTTGGAGCGGTTCGCGCCCGGCTTCCGCGACCTGGTGCTCGCCCGCGCCACCGCCGGTCCCCCCGAACTCGCCGAGCGCAACCCCAACTACGTCGGCGGGGACATCGCCTGCGGCGCGGCCGACGGCCTGCAACTGCTGCTCAGGCCCCGGATCGGCCTCTTCCCGTACAGCACGCCCCACCCGGCCGTCTTCCTCTGCTCCTCGGCCACCCCGCCGGGACCGGGCGTGCACGGCATGTCCGGGCACAACGCCGCGAAGGCCGTCTGGCGCAGGCTGCGGCAGAACTCCTGA
- a CDS encoding O-acetyl-ADP-ribose deacetylase — protein MTAMATLTIVRGDITEQSVDAVVNAANSSLLGGGGVDGAIHRRGGPEILAACRALRAGAYGKGLPTGEAVATTAGRLPAGHVIHTVGPVWSQAEDRSALLDSCYRQSLRVAAELGARTVAFPAISTGIYGWPVDDGARIAVRAVREAAGEGIEEVRFMAFDERTHRAFEAALATNGG, from the coding sequence ATGACCGCCATGGCCACCCTCACGATCGTCCGCGGCGACATCACCGAGCAGTCCGTCGACGCGGTGGTGAACGCCGCCAACTCCTCGCTGCTGGGAGGCGGGGGCGTCGACGGCGCCATCCACCGGCGCGGCGGGCCCGAGATCCTCGCCGCGTGCCGTGCCCTGCGCGCCGGCGCGTACGGCAAGGGCCTGCCGACCGGCGAGGCCGTCGCGACGACCGCGGGCCGGCTGCCCGCCGGCCATGTGATCCACACCGTGGGGCCCGTCTGGTCCCAGGCGGAGGACCGCTCCGCGCTGCTCGACTCCTGCTACCGGCAGTCCCTGCGCGTCGCCGCCGAACTCGGCGCCCGCACCGTCGCCTTCCCCGCCATCTCCACCGGCATCTACGGCTGGCCCGTGGACGACGGCGCCCGCATCGCCGTCCGGGCGGTCCGCGAGGCGGCCGGCGAGGGCATCGAGGAGGTGCGGTTCATGGCCTTCGACGAGCGGACCCACCGCGCCTTCGAGGCGGCGCTCGCCACGAACGGCGGCTGA
- a CDS encoding nucleotidyltransferase family protein, which produces MSGSPMTQALILAGGQATRMRPYSDHAPKAMVPVAGAPIICHQLLWLAAHGVRSVTVSGGYKAEVITEYVGDGARFGLAVRYAVEKEPLGRGGGLKFAARALADPGAPFFVLNGDVISSCSLADLAAYHGGHDGHVTVALSPYRSRWGIADLDEADRIRSFVQSPELPYWINAGIYVFDPSVVGLLPDRGDHEDSTFPRLARDGRLVGYRLSGYWRGIDTVKDVMEASRELEESGRVPAAEFLTGVPEG; this is translated from the coding sequence ATGTCCGGATCCCCGATGACCCAGGCCCTGATCCTCGCGGGCGGCCAGGCCACCCGCATGCGGCCCTACAGCGACCACGCCCCGAAGGCGATGGTGCCGGTGGCCGGCGCGCCCATCATCTGCCACCAGTTGCTGTGGCTGGCGGCGCACGGGGTGAGGTCGGTGACCGTGTCGGGCGGCTACAAGGCGGAGGTGATCACCGAGTACGTCGGCGACGGCGCACGCTTCGGCCTGGCCGTGCGGTACGCCGTCGAGAAGGAGCCGCTGGGCCGGGGCGGCGGCCTGAAGTTCGCGGCCCGCGCCCTGGCCGACCCCGGGGCGCCGTTCTTCGTCCTCAACGGCGACGTGATCAGCTCCTGCTCGCTCGCGGACCTGGCCGCCTACCACGGCGGGCACGACGGGCACGTCACGGTCGCCCTGTCCCCGTACCGCTCCCGGTGGGGCATCGCCGACCTGGACGAGGCGGACCGCATCCGCAGCTTCGTGCAGTCCCCCGAGCTGCCGTACTGGATCAACGCCGGGATCTACGTCTTCGACCCGTCCGTGGTGGGCCTGCTGCCCGACCGGGGCGACCACGAGGACAGCACGTTCCCCCGGCTGGCGCGCGACGGGCGGCTCGTCGGGTACCGGCTGTCCGGCTACTGGCGGGGCATCGACACCGTCAAGGACGTCATGGAGGCGTCGCGGGAGCTGGAGGAGTCGGGGCGGGTGCCGGCCGCCGAGTTCCTGACGGGGGTGCCGGAGGGCTGA
- a CDS encoding GtrA family protein: MRRRIGLGRRGRGGTKLPALLREIAKFGAVGGLGLVVNFAVFNVCRALTSLSTLQCSVVGTGVAIVSNYLGYRYYTYRDRDKRGATREFTLFVVFSVASLVIENGGLFAALHWFGWDTALRDNLVKALGIALATAFRFWSYRTWVFRLAPAAEENA, encoded by the coding sequence ATGCGCAGGCGCATAGGACTCGGGCGCCGCGGCCGGGGCGGGACGAAGCTGCCGGCGCTGCTGCGGGAGATCGCGAAGTTCGGCGCGGTCGGCGGCCTCGGGCTGGTGGTCAACTTCGCGGTGTTCAACGTCTGCCGGGCTCTGACCTCGCTCTCCACCCTGCAGTGCAGCGTGGTGGGCACCGGCGTGGCGATCGTCTCCAACTACCTCGGGTACCGCTACTACACCTACCGCGACCGGGACAAGCGGGGCGCGACCCGGGAGTTCACGCTGTTCGTGGTGTTCAGCGTCGCCAGCCTCGTCATCGAGAACGGGGGGCTGTTCGCCGCGCTGCACTGGTTCGGCTGGGACACCGCCCTCCGGGACAACCTGGTCAAGGCGCTCGGCATCGCGCTCGCCACCGCGTTCCGCTTCTGGTCGTACCGCACCTGGGTGTTCCGGCTGGCGCCGGCCGCGGAGGAGAACGCCTGA
- a CDS encoding NAD(P)/FAD-dependent oxidoreductase — translation MIDLLVAGGGPAGLATAIHAARAGLDVVVAEPRALPVDKACGEGLMPPAVRSLAELGVTLRGQPVRGIRYVDARHQAEARFRGLPGVGVRRTDLHAALARRAAELGVPVLPVRVTAPRQDRDGVTAAGITARYLAAADGLHSPIRRGLGLGGAPDGRPARYGLRRHFAVAPWTDCVEVHWSERAEAYVTPVGPGLVGVAVLTGERGPFEEQLARFPALAARLPDAAVTPVRGAGPLRQRVRARVAGRTLLVGDAAGYVDALTGEGISLALEASFHLVRCVRAGRPEEYERAWRRLSRRYRALTCALLWLRGRPALGPRIVPAAARFPGAFACAVNRLA, via the coding sequence GTGATCGACCTGCTGGTGGCAGGCGGCGGTCCCGCGGGGCTCGCCACGGCCATCCACGCCGCACGGGCCGGGCTCGACGTCGTCGTCGCGGAGCCCCGGGCACTGCCGGTCGACAAGGCATGCGGGGAGGGCCTGATGCCTCCGGCGGTCCGATCGTTGGCGGAGCTGGGGGTCACCCTGCGGGGCCAGCCCGTTCGCGGTATCCGCTACGTGGACGCCCGCCACCAGGCCGAGGCGCGCTTCCGCGGCCTGCCCGGCGTGGGCGTGCGCCGGACCGACCTGCACGCCGCGCTGGCACGCCGGGCCGCCGAGCTGGGCGTGCCGGTGCTGCCGGTGCGGGTGACCGCGCCGCGTCAGGACCGGGACGGGGTCACGGCGGCCGGGATCACCGCCCGCTACCTCGCCGCCGCCGACGGGCTGCACTCCCCCATCCGCCGGGGCCTCGGCCTCGGCGGCGCGCCGGACGGGCGGCCCGCGCGGTACGGGCTGCGCCGGCACTTCGCGGTGGCGCCGTGGACCGACTGCGTGGAGGTGCACTGGTCGGAGCGGGCCGAGGCCTACGTCACCCCGGTGGGGCCCGGCCTCGTGGGTGTCGCCGTCCTCACCGGCGAGCGGGGGCCCTTCGAGGAGCAGCTGGCGCGGTTCCCCGCGCTGGCCGCCCGGCTGCCGGACGCGGCCGTGACGCCGGTGCGCGGCGCGGGCCCGCTGCGCCAGCGGGTGCGTGCCCGGGTGGCCGGGCGGACCCTGCTGGTGGGCGACGCGGCGGGGTACGTCGACGCGCTGACCGGCGAGGGGATCTCCCTGGCCCTGGAGGCGTCGTTCCATCTCGTGCGGTGCGTGCGCGCAGGCCGGCCCGAGGAGTACGAGCGGGCCTGGCGCCGGTTGTCCCGGCGGTACCGGGCCCTGACGTGCGCGCTGCTGTGGCTGCGCGGCCGCCCGGCGCTCGGCCCCCGGATCGTGCCGGCCGCGGCGCGCTTCCCCGGCGCGTTCGCCTGCGCGGTCAACCGCCTCGCGTGA
- a CDS encoding isoprenylcysteine carboxyl methyltransferase family protein translates to MTVPAALPLIESVAPYTLLIALVATERVAELTVARRNAAASRRLGGVEHGRGHYPVMVVLHTGLLAGCLAEVAAAGRPFLPALGWPMLGLALAAQALRWWCVTALGARWNTRVIVVPGRPLVTGGPYRWMDHPNYLAVVVEGAALPLVHGAWLTAACFTLANVPLLAVRLRCENAALAAAAPVP, encoded by the coding sequence ATGACCGTGCCGGCGGCCCTGCCGCTGATCGAGTCCGTGGCGCCCTACACGCTGCTCATCGCGCTCGTCGCGACAGAGCGCGTCGCCGAGCTCACCGTCGCCCGCCGCAACGCAGCCGCCAGCCGCCGGCTCGGGGGCGTCGAGCACGGGCGCGGGCACTATCCGGTGATGGTGGTGCTGCACACCGGCCTGCTGGCCGGCTGCCTGGCGGAGGTGGCCGCCGCGGGCCGGCCGTTCCTGCCCGCGCTGGGCTGGCCGATGCTGGGGCTCGCGCTGGCCGCGCAGGCGCTGCGCTGGTGGTGCGTCACCGCCCTGGGGGCGCGCTGGAACACCCGGGTCATCGTCGTCCCCGGCCGCCCGCTGGTGACGGGCGGCCCGTACCGGTGGATGGACCATCCGAACTACCTCGCCGTCGTCGTGGAGGGCGCCGCGCTGCCGCTGGTGCACGGCGCCTGGCTCACGGCGGCCTGCTTCACCCTGGCCAACGTGCCCCTGCTGGCCGTCCGGCTGCGCTGCGAGAACGCCGCCCTGGCCGCGGCGGCCCCGGTACCGTGA
- a CDS encoding type III polyketide synthase → MTRIVAVHGVLPRYRYEQHEVRDALLAMGPVREEHRHVFERLHAESTVRTRHLALPLERYAGLGGFGRANDRFIEVAVDMGEEAVRAALDAAGLRARDVDLVISTSVTGIAAPSIEARLAGRLGLRPDVKRVPVFGLGCAGGAAGIARLHDYLDGRPDGVAVLLSVELCSLTLQRTDDSPAGMVAGALFGDGAAAVVAVGRDRPGGPPGGPVVVASRSRLYPDTERLLGWDIGDEGFRIVLGSGLPGLVARRLGPEVRAFLADHDLKTQDVTAWVCHPGGPKVLEAVRDSLDLPARALELSWRSLAEVGNLSSASVLHILRDTLALRRPLAGTPGMMVAMGPGFCSELVLLRW, encoded by the coding sequence ATGACGCGAATCGTCGCCGTCCACGGCGTCCTCCCGCGGTACCGGTACGAGCAACACGAGGTCAGGGACGCGTTGCTGGCCATGGGGCCGGTGCGCGAGGAGCACCGGCACGTCTTCGAGCGGCTGCACGCGGAGTCCACCGTCCGGACCCGGCACCTCGCCCTGCCGCTGGAGCGGTACGCCGGCCTCGGCGGGTTCGGCCGGGCCAACGACCGCTTCATCGAGGTGGCCGTGGACATGGGCGAGGAGGCGGTGCGCGCCGCGCTGGACGCGGCCGGGCTGCGCGCGCGGGACGTGGACCTGGTCATCTCCACCTCGGTCACCGGGATCGCCGCCCCGTCGATCGAGGCCCGGCTGGCGGGCCGCCTGGGGCTGCGGCCGGACGTGAAGCGGGTGCCGGTCTTCGGGCTGGGCTGTGCGGGCGGCGCGGCCGGCATCGCCCGGCTGCACGACTACCTGGACGGCCGCCCGGACGGCGTGGCGGTGCTGCTCTCCGTCGAGCTGTGCTCGCTCACCCTCCAGCGCACCGACGACTCACCGGCGGGCATGGTGGCCGGCGCGCTGTTCGGGGACGGCGCCGCGGCCGTCGTCGCGGTGGGCCGGGACCGTCCCGGCGGCCCGCCGGGCGGCCCGGTGGTGGTGGCGAGCCGCAGCCGGCTCTACCCGGACACCGAGCGCCTGCTCGGCTGGGACATCGGGGACGAGGGATTCCGGATCGTGCTGGGCAGCGGGCTGCCCGGGCTGGTGGCGCGCCGGCTCGGCCCCGAGGTGCGCGCGTTCCTGGCCGACCACGACCTGAAGACCCAGGACGTGACGGCGTGGGTGTGCCACCCGGGCGGCCCCAAGGTGCTGGAGGCGGTGCGGGACAGCCTCGATCTGCCCGCTCGGGCGCTTGAGCTGTCGTGGCGCTCGCTCGCCGAGGTCGGCAACCTCTCCTCCGCGTCCGTGCTGCACATCCTGCGGGACACGCTGGCGCTGCGCCGCCCGCTGGCCGGCACGCCGGGGATGATGGTCGCGATGGGCCCGGGGTTCTGCTCCGAACTCGTCCTGCTGCGCTGGTAG
- a CDS encoding UbiA family prenyltransferase yields MAHTGRRTTVPGVPGVPVRPGAPVGTGVTGVVPRRATAALLGLLRACHPEPTLAVTAVITALAAVSGHGPLGCLLLGSAVLTGQLSVGWCNDRLDLARDIAAGRLDKPLVSGAVGPRVVAFAAGCALALCVPLSLANGLAAGAAHLAGVAAAWSYNAGVKRTLASWLPYALAFGLLPAFVTLSLPGHPWPPAWAVAAGALLGLGAHLTNVLPDIDDDLAAGVRGLPQRLGRRRARLLGPVPLLAACAVLVLGPPGPPGTAGWTALALTAAPAAATALPAAAGPRSRLPFLATLATAAAAVALLLLRGGALA; encoded by the coding sequence GTGGCTCATACCGGACGCCGTACCACCGTCCCCGGCGTCCCCGGCGTCCCCGTCAGGCCCGGCGCTCCCGTCGGCACCGGCGTCACCGGCGTGGTGCCGCGGCGGGCGACCGCCGCCCTGCTCGGCCTGCTGAGGGCCTGTCACCCCGAGCCCACGCTCGCCGTGACGGCCGTGATCACCGCACTGGCGGCCGTCTCCGGACACGGCCCCCTCGGCTGCCTGCTCCTCGGCTCGGCGGTGCTGACCGGCCAGCTCTCGGTGGGCTGGTGCAACGACCGCCTCGACCTCGCGCGGGACATCGCGGCGGGCCGCCTCGACAAGCCGCTGGTGAGCGGTGCCGTGGGGCCGCGGGTGGTGGCGTTCGCGGCGGGCTGCGCGCTCGCCCTGTGCGTCCCGCTCTCGCTGGCGAACGGCCTCGCGGCGGGCGCCGCCCATCTGGCCGGCGTCGCGGCGGCCTGGAGCTACAACGCCGGCGTCAAGCGGACCCTCGCGTCCTGGCTGCCCTACGCCCTCGCCTTCGGCCTGCTGCCGGCCTTCGTCACGCTCTCCCTCCCCGGCCACCCGTGGCCCCCCGCCTGGGCGGTCGCCGCGGGCGCGCTGCTGGGCCTGGGCGCGCACCTCACCAACGTGCTGCCGGACATCGACGACGACCTGGCGGCGGGGGTGCGCGGGCTGCCGCAGCGCCTCGGCAGGCGGCGCGCCCGGCTGCTGGGGCCCGTTCCGCTGCTCGCGGCCTGTGCCGTCCTCGTGCTCGGGCCGCCCGGACCGCCGGGTACGGCGGGCTGGACCGCGCTCGCCCTCACCGCCGCGCCGGCCGCGGCCACCGCGCTGCCCGCCGCGGCAGGACCCCGCAGCCGGCTCCCGTTCCTGGCCACCCTCGCGACGGCGGCCGCCGCCGTCGCACTGCTCCTGCTGCGCGGCGGCGCGCTGGCCTGA
- a CDS encoding DNA-3-methyladenine glycosylase 2 family protein — MYTDTERCVRAVQSKDARFDGWFFTAVLTTGIYCRPSCPVVPPKPENMSFYPSAAACQAAGFRACKRCRPDATPGSPEWNERADVVARAMRLIADGVVDREGVPGLAGRLGYSARQVERQLGAELGAGPLALARAQRAQTARLLIETTALPMAEIAFAAGFASIRTFNDTVREVFALSPSELRARLPKGSTPAPAGGALALRLPFRTPLTPDNLFGHLAATAVPGVEEWRDGAYRRTLRLPHGRGVVALAPAPAHVDCRLTLTDLRDLPVAITRCRRLLDLDADPVAVDERLSADEVLAPLVAKAPGRRVPRTVDEAEFAVRAVLGQQVSTAAARTHAARLVVAHGETVDDPGGGLTHLFPSPGALAGLDPEQLALPRGRRTTLTTLVGRLADGTLRLGADSDWDEARVRLAELPGFGPWTVELIAMRGLGDPDAFLPTDLGTRRAAGHTGLPGTPAALTARAARWRPWRAYALQYLWATDDHPVNVMPPTAPARPVPRTTSRKR; from the coding sequence ATGTACACGGACACCGAGCGGTGCGTGCGCGCCGTCCAGTCGAAGGACGCACGGTTCGACGGCTGGTTCTTCACCGCCGTGCTGACCACCGGAATCTACTGCCGGCCGAGCTGCCCCGTCGTACCGCCCAAACCGGAGAACATGAGCTTCTACCCGAGCGCCGCCGCCTGCCAGGCCGCCGGGTTCCGGGCCTGCAAGCGCTGCCGCCCCGACGCCACCCCGGGCTCGCCCGAGTGGAACGAGCGCGCCGACGTCGTGGCCCGCGCCATGCGGCTGATCGCGGACGGCGTCGTGGACCGCGAGGGCGTGCCGGGCCTGGCCGGCCGGCTCGGCTACAGCGCCCGCCAGGTGGAACGGCAGCTGGGTGCGGAACTCGGCGCCGGGCCGCTCGCCCTGGCCCGCGCCCAGCGCGCCCAGACGGCGCGGCTGCTCATCGAGACCACCGCGCTGCCGATGGCCGAGATCGCCTTCGCCGCCGGATTCGCCTCGATCCGCACGTTCAACGACACCGTGCGGGAGGTCTTCGCGCTCAGCCCCAGCGAGCTGCGGGCGCGGCTGCCGAAGGGCTCCACGCCGGCGCCCGCGGGAGGCGCCCTCGCGCTGCGGCTGCCCTTCCGCACCCCGCTCACGCCCGACAACCTCTTCGGGCACCTAGCGGCCACCGCCGTGCCGGGTGTGGAGGAGTGGCGCGACGGTGCCTACCGGCGCACGCTGCGGCTGCCGCACGGCCGGGGTGTCGTCGCCCTCGCACCGGCCCCCGCCCACGTCGACTGCCGGCTGACCCTCACCGACCTGCGCGATCTGCCGGTCGCCATCACCCGCTGCCGCCGCCTGCTCGACCTGGACGCCGACCCCGTCGCCGTCGACGAGCGGCTGAGCGCAGACGAGGTGCTCGCGCCGCTCGTGGCGAAGGCACCGGGCCGCCGGGTGCCGCGCACCGTCGACGAGGCGGAGTTCGCCGTCCGCGCGGTGCTCGGCCAGCAGGTGTCCACGGCCGCGGCCCGCACCCACGCGGCCCGCCTCGTCGTCGCGCATGGCGAAACCGTGGACGACCCCGGCGGCGGCCTCACCCACCTCTTCCCCTCGCCCGGCGCACTGGCCGGACTCGATCCCGAGCAACTGGCCCTGCCACGCGGCCGGCGCACCACCCTGACCACGCTGGTCGGCCGGCTCGCCGACGGCACCCTGCGGCTCGGCGCCGACAGCGACTGGGACGAGGCGCGCGTCCGGCTCGCCGAACTGCCCGGGTTCGGGCCCTGGACGGTCGAGCTGATCGCGATGCGCGGCCTCGGCGACCCGGACGCCTTCCTGCCCACCGACCTCGGCACCCGCCGCGCGGCAGGGCACACCGGCCTGCCCGGCACCCCGGCGGCGCTCACCGCACGCGCCGCGCGATGGCGGCCCTGGCGCGCCTACGCCCTCCAGTACCTGTGGGCCACCGACGACCACCCCGTCAACGTCATGCCGCCCACCGCCCCCGCACGCCCCGTACCCCGCACGACCAGCAGGAAAAGGTGA
- a CDS encoding methylated-DNA--[protein]-cysteine S-methyltransferase: MHPTTTEPTNPATTGPLHTHIDSPYGRLTLVATGGALCGLYMTDQRHRPAEETFGAPGDPDDAPFRAVIEQLTAYFAGDLKEFDLPLHLAGTPFQRRVWEQLLQIPYGQTRSYGELARTLGSAQASRAVGLANGRNPVSIIVPCHRVIGANGDLTGYGGGVARKRRLLDFERGTGLF; the protein is encoded by the coding sequence ATGCACCCCACGACGACAGAGCCCACGAACCCCGCGACCACCGGGCCCCTGCACACCCACATCGACAGCCCGTACGGCCGGCTGACCCTGGTCGCCACCGGCGGCGCGCTCTGCGGCCTCTACATGACCGACCAGCGGCACCGCCCCGCCGAGGAGACCTTCGGCGCCCCCGGCGACCCCGACGACGCCCCCTTCCGCGCCGTGATCGAACAGCTCACGGCCTACTTCGCAGGCGACCTCAAGGAGTTCGACCTTCCCCTGCACCTGGCCGGCACACCGTTCCAGCGCCGCGTCTGGGAGCAGCTCCTGCAGATCCCGTACGGGCAGACCCGCTCCTACGGCGAGCTCGCCCGCACCCTCGGCAGCGCCCAGGCGTCCCGTGCGGTCGGCCTGGCCAACGGCCGCAACCCCGTCAGCATCATCGTCCCCTGCCACCGCGTGATCGGCGCGAACGGCGACCTCACCGGTTACGGCGGCGGCGTCGCGCGCAAGCGCCGGCTGCTCGACTTCGAGCGGGGTACGGGGCTGTTCTGA
- a CDS encoding NAD-dependent protein deacylase — MTSPLVAILSGAGISTDSGIPDYRGPSGVWTRDPDAQKLVTYAYYMNDPEIRRRAWQVRRKNRTLTAEPNAAHRAVADLERAGVPVRVITQNVDGLHQRAGLPARKVLELHGSARTAMCTQCGARSAMADALVRVEAGEDDPACLACGGILKSATVMFGESLDTEVLGEAVAITKACQVFIAVGTSLQVQPAAGLPGIAADNGARVVIVNAEPTPYDDIADEVIREPIGTALPELLERLRAGGGL, encoded by the coding sequence ATGACCTCGCCTCTCGTCGCGATCCTCAGCGGTGCCGGCATCTCCACCGATTCGGGCATTCCCGACTACCGCGGCCCGTCGGGCGTGTGGACGCGCGATCCCGACGCCCAGAAGCTCGTCACCTACGCGTACTACATGAACGACCCGGAGATCCGTCGCAGGGCCTGGCAGGTCCGCCGCAAGAACCGCACCCTCACCGCCGAGCCGAACGCCGCGCACCGCGCCGTGGCCGACCTGGAGCGCGCCGGCGTTCCGGTGCGGGTCATCACGCAGAACGTGGACGGGCTGCACCAGCGTGCCGGCCTGCCCGCCCGCAAGGTCCTCGAACTGCACGGCAGCGCACGGACCGCGATGTGCACGCAGTGCGGCGCGCGCTCGGCCATGGCGGACGCGCTCGTCCGGGTGGAGGCCGGGGAGGACGACCCGGCGTGCCTGGCGTGCGGCGGGATCCTCAAGTCGGCCACGGTGATGTTCGGCGAGTCCCTCGACACCGAGGTCCTCGGCGAGGCCGTCGCGATCACGAAGGCCTGCCAGGTGTTCATCGCCGTCGGCACCAGCCTCCAGGTCCAGCCCGCGGCCGGACTCCCCGGCATCGCCGCCGACAACGGCGCACGGGTCGTCATCGTCAACGCCGAGCCCACCCCGTACGACGACATCGCCGACGAGGTCATACGGGAACCCATCGGCACCGCCCTGCCCGAACTGCTGGAGCGGCTGCGCGCCGGCGGCGGCCTGTAG